A DNA window from Anastrepha ludens isolate Willacy chromosome 6, idAnaLude1.1, whole genome shotgun sequence contains the following coding sequences:
- the LOC128868048 gene encoding scavenger receptor class B member 1 produces the protein MPVNTCFWCKILTVTLLGAISSILFVVSLKANYQWALSQEHIRFRKGFPSQKNWIDSPYGTLKSYLFNVTNGEAFLNGTDAKLKLEEIGPIVYRIKGRNEILNQTDDTLTYQKLPYEDIQFDPIASCAPDILNQTIVLPNFILFGTAAKFHDWVFLVRHAFNAITINEPVLIKQSIYYFLWNFTTPALSSLSSYVPNIVSNCGMLHNALRKKEEIYNVKIGDKNGVDNFFQVNTLNNKTYFPEQSNRLRFVKQKKYYTYCPIEVPGTFDNSLFTPFLDPERELTIIASEACRTHRLTYSDIAYHLGFRGYRYTIADNAEESSCLDNAMGIKLHKGMFDVSKCLFNDVPSAFSSPHFYGSTYNWSEHFEGLSPNQKDHEATVIIEPITGIPIEEKYRFQSNIPLPDMSGYSKELQRFSKMVIPTFWYEYDLDDLPAIVLFLMKFNIYVVPIAQPICIGVFFISTLWCFIYVCLTLKGIKISHLLFRIISEKNIK, from the exons ATGCCAGTGAATACGTGTTTTTGGt GTAAAATTTTAACAGTGACTTTGTTGGGCGCAATCAGCTCCATCCTATTTGTTGTTTCGCTCAAAGCTAACTATCAATGGGCTCTATCGCAAGAGCACATACGTTTTCGCAAGGGCTTTCCTTCGCAAAAAAATTGGATAGATTCGCCGTATGGGACGCTTAAAAGTTACTTGTTTAACGTTACAAACGGCGAAGCATTTCTTAACGGTACCGATGCTAAACTTAAACTAGAAGAGATAGGACCGATCGTGTATCGCATCAAGGGGAGgaatgaaattttgaatcaaaccGACGATACTCTTACATATCAAAAATTACCTTATGAGGATATACAGTTTGATCCGATTGCCAGTTGTGCCCCCGATATacttaatcaaaccattgttttgccgaatttcattttatttggcaCTGCTGCGAAATTCCATGACTGGGTTTTTCTAGTCAGACACGCCTTCAACGCTATCACTATTAATGAGCCAGTTTTAATAAAGCAATCAATTTATTACTTCTTGTGGAATTTTACAACGCCTGCCTTGAGTTCGCTTTCTAGCTATGTACCAAATATCGTTTCCAATTGTGGAATGCTGCATAAT GCGCTCAGGAAGAAAGAGGAAATATACAATGTGAAGATAGGAGACAAAAATGGAGTGGACAACTTTTTTCAAGTGAATaccttaaataataaaacttactTTCCCGAGCAAAGTAATCGACTGAGGTTTGtgaagcagaaaaaatattacacGTATTGCCCGATCGAGGTGCCGGGTACCTTTGATAATTCATTGTTCACACCATTTTTGGATCCTGAACGCGAATTAACAATTATCGCTAGCGAAGCGTGCAGGACACACCGGCTAACATACTCTGATATAGCATATCATTTAGGCTTCAGAGGTTATCGCTACACCATTGCTGACAACGCTGAAGAGTCGAGTTGCTTAGATAATGCCATGGGTATAAAGCTGCACAAAGGAATGTTTGATGTTTCGAAATGTCTTTTCA ATGATGTGCCCTCTGCTTTTTCTTCACCACATTTCTATGGCTCAACATACAATTGGAGTGAACATTTTGAAGGATTATCTCCAAATCAGAAGGACCACGAAGCTACAGTAATAATTGAACCAATAACTGGTATACCTATTGAAGAAAAATACAGGTTCCAATCAAACATTCCTCTACCGGATATGTCTGGTTACAGCAAGGAGTTGCAGCGCTTTAGTAAAATGGTTATACCAACCTTTTGGTATGAATAT GATCTGGATGACTTGCCTGCGATTGTTctatttttgatgaaattcaACATTTATGTAGTGCCAATAGCACAGCCAATTTGTATCGGCGTTTTCTTTATTTCGACGCTGTggtgttttatttatgtatgcctTACTCTCAAAGGTATTAAAATATCTCATTTACTTTTTAGAAttataagtgaaaaaaatataaaataa